The Danio rerio strain Tuebingen ecotype United States chromosome 19, GRCz12tu, whole genome shotgun sequence genome includes the window cacagtctggcagtgcctgcatactgcaTTCTtatttgtctgtcaccttttctcctttcttgTATCTTTTTAGAGAGAAATCGAAATGCTTTCAAACATCCGATTtgaaacccgctttaggttcgatcatttccagctctttttattccccgctactagcaccacactccatttccgcattactggatctgtagcgacaacagaccgcaaaggatgatgggaatcatcctgggctgatgggaattgtagttcctgcTACCTCCctttcgcttcattcgcctaagcaaacttttctcagaaatatagttttattgagtcatgcgcctacgctaatattgaaaaaaattactattgcggtatgacggtatttacaattttgttacatccctagttactacacaatttaaataattcaaatttttcaatttttattttttttcttattgaacttagtttcacatttaatttagtgtcacatgatccttaagAAATCATTATATTATTGGTACAAAACCACTAATATTGATTCTTATAATGAtcagtgctaaaaaaaaaaaagcttcaaagtATTTTGGAAACTGATACATTCTTTTAccattgtttgattaaaaaaataagtaattttttttaaaaatcttttttgcattataaaaaattaatttacttttattcattccttcattcattttctttttggctttttcccttttctggggtcgccacagcggaatgaactgccaacttatccatcatatgtcttacgcagcggatgcccttccagctgcaacccatcactgggaaacacccatacactctcattcacactcatacactacagacaatttagcttacccaattcacctgtatcgcatgtctttggactgtgggaaaaaccggaggacccggaggaagcccacgcgaacacaaggagaacatgcaaactccacatggaaatgctgacccagtcgaggcttgaaccagcaaccttcttgctgtgaggtgacagcactacctactgagccaccgCGTTGTCTAATTTACTTTCATGCTTGAACAATTTAGTTTGATGagtaaaagtaattaattttCAATGGTACTTTGAAATAGTATTGTATAATGTGTactgacgtggtggcgcagtaggtagtgctgtcacctcacagcaagaaggtcactggttcgagacttggctaggtcagttgacgtttctgtgcggagtttgcatgttttccccgtgttcacgtgggtttcttcctggtgctctggtttcccccataagtctaaagatgtggtacaggtgaattgggtaggctatattgttcgtagtgtatgtgtgtgaatgggtgtgtatggatgattcccagacatgggttgcagctggaagggcatccactgcataaaacatgtgctggataagttggcggttcattaagctgtggcaaccctggaataataaagggactaagccgaaaagaaaatgaatgaataatgtgtatTGTATTGTTTCACAAAGTtctgacaacaacaataaatgtttattcTTAGCAGATGGTTATATTAAGCACCATGAGAATTATGTGACACTGAGGACTAGTATTTTTAATGATGATcaaaatttaactttaaaatacaagaatcacattttaaactaaatacaataaaataccaGTACATGATTTAATTAGTTTATGATAAATATATACTATTTAACTGACATTTCACTATATCACAGTTTTTGATGTATTTGTCCTTGTTTCTATTACAGTATTGTTTAGCCTTTGTGAGCACAAGAAGCTTATTAtacgacatatatatatatttctgattccAAACTTTTCACTTGtagtatatacacacaaacacacatgtgacAAGTTGGACATAACAATATTCTATTCCATGAAGTCCTCatgctaaattaaactaaaaatttgTAAGTGCAAACATATTACCTTTGAAGGAATTCCAGTGTGCATGCTCACCCTCACAGATTACTCTGCCTTCCATGCTGATCATCCATTTTTTTATCCACTGGCCCAAAGTATCATCTGAACCTTTAATAAATTGGttgattaaagtattatttagGAATTATTCTGGAGATTAATTCTGTgatttatcatttgttttgaaaGGCTTGGTGTAGAAAGGGCCATAATAAAATTATGCAAGACGTGATAAAGCCATACAAtatcatttttcaaaattaaaataaatattaaaataactgtaataaGCAACTACATGAAATCAAACCAGGTAATCTGAGATTCAAAGATAATGAAAAGTGACAGAATGTCTTAAGCATGTGTTAAAACATTGACAATAGTATGTCAATAGTAATACCAAAGGATAACTAGGCTTCtaaaaggcaagtttatttctttGGGTATCagatcaaaacaaatacatacatttctaACTAAATGAGACTTTGCTTTAATGAATTAAAAACGAATGAATCTATTTCGTCAAATACAAACCAGCAAAGTCTATAGCGGgacacaaattagattttttcccTATCTTAATCACAAAATACTTACCAGGCAGAATCAAATGAGGAGTCACTGGCAGGTTACCCATCTTTTCAAGATTAGCAGTGGTGGCAGACATCTATTGGTCAAAAATGAATTGTAAAGAATTTTCATTATAATAGCAGTTACTCCTTACTCACAAAAAAGATTAAAAGCTCTGCTACTTTAGGTAACGTTACCAAGCATAAAATCTGATCGTAATTCTAGTCAATTTCTATATAAACCAACTGCAATAACGTAAAAATAACAAAGGTCTCACTCgatcttaaaatgttatttttagaaGCACCGGAGTTGCAAATGAAAAGGTGTATCTGTAATAAAATGGACCAAATATGCAAGTTACACATGtaaccacatgaaaaaaaaaaagattctgtaCAATCTTCACTCAAAGTTCATGTAAAATCTAGGTTTAACATTCTTACCTGTGTGTGATGTGAATATGAGTCCTCCAGCTATCGTTAGCTTGCTAAATTAGGCTAAAGTTACCCTCTTTCTCTTCTCAAGACATTCACAGGGTCGGATCCTGCAATTAAATAAACAGGTACTTTGGTTATGTGTTGATTGGATGTTTATGGCatgatatttaaatttaataagtattttaaagATAGTACGTTTACAGATATAGCTTCTTACCTCGTCGAAAATATCCAAATTATCCAATTATCCTTTCTTGTAAGTACCTTGGAGTTTCAAACAGAGACACGCAATTCAAACCTGTCATAAAATGCAGGGCAATGTACCAGTTCATGTAACCACAAATTATAACGTTCAACATTTTCACTGTTCCTAAAAGTTCAGGTAAAATATCCATCCAGGCTCCAGGAGATGTGAGGACTAACGTTACCGAGTCCTTATGCTAATCTTGCTTTTCAAATTCACACAGTCAAATCATTGTTGCagttgtgtgtttattggatGTTTACATGTGATTTTAAAAACTAACAGGTACTTTACAGATAGTTAGTCACATATGGAGCTGCAAACTTACCTCATGTAGATAATCCAAAATGGCGTCTTgtgtacacagaaaaaaatatggtATAAAACCGTTAAATTACAGTGCCCTTACTGTTGTTGCTCAACCACTCAAACTGAAGTGAGCAAGTCTTCCCATGATGCATTGTAAAAAACGGCAacttgctgtttttacattaaaacggtattttgctgtttattttcacCGTAAATTtacaggaattttttacagtgaacacatactctgtcacacacacacatatatacacaaacatgctctcatacacacactcaaataaactcacacaaaaacatgctcacaaacacatacacacacacacacacacacacactctctctctctctctctctctcacacacacactcatacacacacacactcatatgctcaaatactctctctctcacacaaacacacacacacattttagctCACACAAAAACATGCTTgcatttttaaacacacacacacacacacacacacacagacataagcTCAAatactctctcacacaaacacacacattttagcTCACAAAAAACATGCTCATACCCACttataaatacaaacacatgcacatactctgtcacacacacacacacactctcacacacatactcgtacacacacataagctcaaatactctctcacacaaacacacacacattttagctCACACAAAAACATGCTCACatgctcaaacaaacacacacacacacacataagcttaAACACAAACATAAGCTTCTCTCACGCAAACACACTTTCGCACAAATTACCCGATACAATAACATGCTCACAcacagtgttttttttgtttttttttggtgtgagggttaaaaaactttttaacaaCGTTTTTGATCGATtcatttacgtgtgtgtgtgtgtgtgtgtgtgtgtgtgtgtgtgtgtgtgtgtgtgtgtgtgtgtgtgtgtgtgtgtgtgtgtgtgtgtgtgtgtattgtgtgtgttttttgctcAACAGAAGCAGTTTAAAGCTGAGCTCCTGCAGGGTTTGTTGGCTATTTGTCGAGCTGAAGATTAAAGGTGCTCTACACATCACTGATACTCAACATGATCATTATAATATCACTGATAATAAAAGATGATCATTATAATATCACTGATACTCAACATGCGTGTGTTTACAGTTCCTCTACATTGGCTGCGGTTTATGATCAATGCATTAATAAAAGGTCACTGTTTTGCAGAACTGACCTTTATCAAGAGGGGGAAAAGAAAACACGCTAAAAACTCATTATAATGCTGATTTTAATCATTATGGACACAAATTGTGCAAATAATCTGAAAATTTAAGCCACCAGTAAACTTTAATGtttgaaaatattttgtatttgtttccacctaagtgattgattgattgattgattgattgattcattcattcattcattgattcattgattcattcattcattcattcattcattcattcattctaataGTAGGATAAAGCAGTCagttgtcattttatttgtgtatttttcaaggtttatttaatgtgatttttatgATGAACCTGCAGTGAAATGATTGTTATAATGCTGAAAATGTTCTGCTACTGTGACTTAGATACCCATAAAACCAAATGTGTCATCAAAACAGCCCAGTAAATGTACATGTTTACCTTCTCAACTCATTATATCTTGCTTTATTTCTCTTAATTTATGCATTTCTGCTCTAGAAAAAGTGTATTTTCTTCTCTGTGAGATGTGAACATTAACTGATCGCAGTGTGGGTCATTCAGAATCACTAGTTTCTTATTTAGCCAAAGGCTTCAGAAATGTTTTCCTAGGATATCAGAAGATCAAGAGCTGACTAACAGCAAATGATTGATCATGAGCAGCTCTATTAGTCCAGGAGAGCTCAATTATTAAACCCTAAATCCATAAACCTGACATCACAAGGAAAAGGACacaattattgatttaaatgaccttaacacacacacacacacacacacacacacacacacacactacaagaagagagtgcttttttttattgttttcagatGTTTCCTTTACACCATTGTTGTATTTCAGATATTCAATGCTGACATGATGCATCAAGCACTTTCAGTCAAGGCAATTTATATGCAATATTTGTAAATGTGTCTACATgataacatttaatcaaacagAAGTGTACACATGGACATGATTAATATGTATGTGCAAAGCTAATGCCAGTGATTGAGGCGTGAATGTTTTATAGTGGTTTCAAGCATCAAAGTAGAGCTGTGAGACTCTTATCATATCAATACAGAGAGTTACTTTAATCCCTTTTCTGTgcattaaaatgtgcattttctgAGGCAGAAATAATCACAAAGTTTATAATTATTCACAATGAttattgtatcaaagcagctttacaaatgtGCACACTATTGCATTGCAATCAGATTAAGTTCAAGTCACAATCAAGCATGAGTTATTCTAATTAAACAGTTAATCTGCAGCTGTATAGCGTATAGGTGATGTTTAATGAGCTGTATCTGTGTAATCTGATGGCATCATTTATTACAAGCAGTTGAAAATAATAGCAAAAGTAGTTCTCCATGAGTGTGTCAGAGGGTCTTCAGCAGGAACAGTAATGCACCCACACTGAAGCTGACGGAGGCTCTCAGGGACCCGCTGGAGGAGGTGGTCTTCACAGTGCTGAAGGTGGAGGTGCTGGTGGTTTTCTCTGCTGGGTTGGTTTTGGTACTGCTTGCAGATGATGGAGCTGTGGAgggctttgttgttgttgttgtgtttgtggttgttgttgtgtttgtgtttgtgtttgtggttgttatgtttgtgtttgttgttgttgtggtgtttgttgttgttgtgtttgctGGAGTGTGAGTTTCTGGACTGGTTGTTGGATGCTCTGCTTTAGTTGGAGTATTTGTGTCTGGAGCGCCTGTGCTGGTCAAGGTGTTTGCACCAGTTGTTGAACTCTCGTGTTGGACTGTGGTTGCGCTTGCAGTGTGTGGGCTGATGGTCGTAGTGGTTTCTGTAGTCGGGGCtacagtagttgtagtagtttctGCAGTCGTATCTGTTTTGGCATTGGCTGTGGATGTACTTatggtggttgttgttgttgttggtggtggtgttgGTGGTGGTGTTTGTGTTGGTCCCACATTGCTCTGAGCCTTTAGGGAAACAATTAAAACTCATTATCCAGTGGCAGTATATTGAAATGAACCACAGCGCATTGTCTGCATtgttaaaaacacattattattgttatttgttccTCAGATTTCATGAATGTGAAACTTCCTCTTCCCTATGAGcaccacaacacaacacaatgtaAGCACTAATATTTCCTTATCTGGTATCTGTTTGAGCTGCAGCAGTGTACATAAGATATGACATCTATAACACATGATGCATGTACCAGCAGTGAGTCTGAACAGATCTAATGCTTCCTTACTTTACTGCACAGCAAAAATGCTTCTCTAATTTAGAGGatttgtcttttttctagtccaaatacctaaaaactcttaaattaatAAGAATTATCAAATCGAGCAgagaatattgttttgttttcagtaataatgagtcaaaattaagagagtttttcattaaaatgagcaaaataatcttccaatgggggaagcagaataatATTATGTCAAAGTGAACACTACATTATTTTTCTCACaccgattattttgcttattttattgatAAACTcttttaattttgactcattatttctgaatacAGACCCTATTTaatgcttgtctagaaaatgcatcttgatttagGAACTTTTAGAAACTCAGACTGGACACACGACAAAAActtgaagcatttttgcagtgcgtGTAAGAAAGTAGAAGTGTACATAAATTTACATTGATATTTAATCTCTCTTTCTGACACTGAACATCAATATTTGTACATCTTTGTTATTTTATGAACCTGAACACGAACAAACACGGAACCGCTGTAAGGTTAATGAACACTGACTAATGCGTTACTCTAGTTAATACATGAACTAATGCTTACAAATGTTACTATTTTAGTCTTGCTTTAAGCAtgaatttttgcatttttgttacatttttactttaaatatgtgtgtttttaaagATGATGCTATTATTAGAAGGCTATTTAACAGTTTATTACGGTATTGTTATATTATCATAAAGATatctaatttataaatatatatatatatatatatatatatatatatatatatatatatatatatatatattttttttttttttttttttaacattcaaatGCAACAACTTACAAATTTTGTCCAACAAATATTTACACCACAGTTGACAATAAAACATGCAATATACAAACAATCCATAAATAAGTGTGGTGGTAATAGTTTAatacaaaaagaaacaaacaaataataaataaataaataaatagtaataataataaaaataaataaaataattatataatattattcttttatgttttgcgtattatatatatatatatataattttttcttatTCAAAACAAAGTTTCTGACCTTTCTTTAATCTCTTTATACATTTATACTTTATAAGTGAACCACTAAATCAAcctaaataaaagctttttaactaGTTTACACCTAAAATGATTCCATTTGTTTACTTTTAACTTCATTTATTGTTGAATTAGGATGCAAACAAATGTTATGGTGTAAAGAGTTAAAGCATTTCTTAATTCTTGATTCATCAGTTCACTGTTTATTATAATGAAATTCTGTTCATCTTTGTTTTTCGTAGCGCTTTTATTTGTGTAAAGCAGTTTAACACTAAACAATAAAAGATCCTAAACGtcataataatgtttattatatataaacagtgGATCATTTATAGCATAAACATTTCCTGCAAACATTTGACATCTGTGTTCACCTTGAAGACATTTCTCCTTGAAATATGACCCCCGGTCTTTCCTTCTgagcatttttacaaaaaaaaaaatgcaaaaaaaaaagagtactaAGATCTTTACTTTTCTGTAAAATATGAGCTTTAATCTGATAACTGAAGCTTAAGTCTGTATAGTATAAGCAGTTTTTAGTGTTTCTTTGTAATTACGAGCATCATGAGCCCTGT containing:
- the si:ch73-359m17.9 gene encoding uncharacterized protein LOC100000433 precursor, whose protein sequence is MKIWIALLLLITHTQAQSNVGPTQTPPPTPPPTTTTTTISTSTANAKTDTTAETTTTTVAPTTETTTTISPHTASATTVQHESSTTGANTLTSTGAPDTNTPTKAEHPTTSPETHTPANTTTTNTTTTTNTNITTTNTNTNTTTTTNTTTTTKPSTAPSSASSTKTNPAEKTTSTSTFSTVKTTSSSGSLRASVSFSVGALLFLLKTL